A window from uncultured Desulfobacter sp. encodes these proteins:
- a CDS encoding suppressor of fused domain protein, translating to MNFIEECWEQREEIIYKFLFNGLGEGIYPINSEVFQNQFQREEIDPMWLHYGVFKCPPSQSHSSWVYVTSGMSNPWEADVKKEYSGIGEEFILETNQDSTWPILVLHSLMAFNILLSIGHYGDKPILDYGDRMALSIEPNLTNVMAVEPKDFPVSFELKSGKVDFLQIVGITDTELQFAKGNSSAALSELIYEKFGTLSIIPNRDSTI from the coding sequence ATGAATTTTATCGAAGAATGTTGGGAACAAAGAGAAGAGATTATCTACAAATTTCTTTTCAACGGTTTAGGTGAAGGAATCTATCCGATTAATTCAGAAGTCTTTCAAAATCAATTTCAACGTGAAGAAATTGATCCTATGTGGCTTCACTATGGCGTGTTTAAATGCCCACCTTCTCAATCGCACTCGTCTTGGGTATATGTTACGTCAGGTATGTCCAATCCTTGGGAGGCCGATGTAAAAAAAGAATATTCCGGTATAGGTGAAGAATTCATTTTAGAAACAAACCAAGATTCCACTTGGCCAATATTGGTGCTTCATTCTCTAATGGCATTTAATATTTTACTTTCAATTGGTCATTATGGTGATAAGCCAATTCTTGACTATGGTGACCGAATGGCACTATCAATTGAACCGAATCTTACTAATGTTATGGCAGTCGAGCCAAAGGACTTTCCGGTATCTTTCGAATTGAAATCCGGTAAAGTGGATTTTCTTCAGATTGTAGGTATTACTGACACTGAACTACAGTTCGCAAAAGGCAATAGCTCTGCAGCACTTTCGGAGCTTATTTATGAAAAATTTGGTACTTTATCAATAATTCCAAATAGAGATAGCACAATATAG
- a CDS encoding RecQ family ATP-dependent DNA helicase: MNKIAFIDTEMDLTGRKLLDAGGICDNGQTIHCGSAPALLDFISRAEYTCGHNIIHHDLPLFEKNIGRDLSALKAIDTLYLSALLFPKKPYHALLKDDKLQTQELNNPLNDAIKAKDLFYDEVSAFLDTDERLKKIYVSLLNTQREFSYFFEYVQFCEPEKTVDTLSDLIRDYFEGRICQNTDLKTLIKDNPVELSYCLALINTNSRYSITPPWVTRNYPDVEKVLYLLRNSPCIPGCNYCLQSLDAKKGLKTFFGFDSYRTYGGKALQEEAVVAAINNKSILAVFPTGGGKSITFQVPALMAAQCVKGLTVVISPLQSLMKDQVDNLEASNITDAVTINGLLDPIERAKSFERVKNADASILYISPESLRSNTIEKLLLGRNVVRFVIDEAHCFSSWGQDFRVDYLYIADFIRQLQKKKNKDEPIPVSCFTATAKQNVIEDIKNYFRKKLSLSLETFSSNASRTNLTYKVIPKESETDKYNALRHLIDGKKCPTIVYVSRTRRAYMIAQRLSSDGYTAKPYHGKMDKQEKSENQNAFIRGDVQIMVATSAFGMGVDKKDVGMVIHFELSDSLENYVQEAGRAGRDEAITADCYALFNEEDLSKHFILLNQTKLSIKEIQQIWRAIKEITRFRSSVSNSTLEIARKAGWDDNVVEIETRVTTAIAALEESGYLKRGQNMPRIFANSILSPNAQAAIDKINASSKFNEKQKQNATRIIKKLFSSKSKKHATDEAAEARVDYISDHLGIVKEDVIHLINLLREENILADTKDLTAYIKRGENKNRPLKILGIFSKIEDYLANRFEQEEKTFNIKELNEGAEEAGCTDVAPGKIKTLINFWAIKNWIKRKQHNYLKNSLTLLSNYPADDIQEKLKKRHELAAFILDVLYARSLAEESAADKNSELTLVSFSVHELKNRYENQDSLFCLNTSIDEIEDALFYLSRIEAIKIEGGFLVVYNKLTIERLEKDNRKQYTKGDYKKLAQFYENKVQQIHIVGEYAKKMIHDYKEALKFVEDYFQLNYSSFLKKYFKGSRQGEITKNITPTKFRQLFGELSPSQLNIIKDNTSRYIVVAAGPGSGKTRVLVHKLASLLLMEDVKHEQLLMVTFSRAAATEFKKRLQTLIGNAAGFVEIKTFHAYCFDLLGKIGSIEKSGTIINTAIEKIKTKEIEPNRITKAVLVIDEAQDMDAHEFELIRTLMVHNEEMRVIAVGDDDQNIYAFRGASSRHLQAFISEYKATKYELVQNFRSRANLVEYANKFAERIDNRLKDAPIASHTVENGHLEVINYASSNLIEPVVNAVLSRDLTGTSAVLTQTNAEALQIAGLLHNEKMPVKLIQTNDLYSLYDLLEVRYFINQLNFSDDRYTISDEHWASAKKLLWQRYKHSEQIETCIHLIKDFELSNKKLKYQSDFEVFVRESKLEDFTQTRGETIFVSTIHKAKGKEFSNVFLMLAGSFPDSNEKNRQIYVAMTRAKHNLYIHINGTYLDNISCRDMEKKFDPFPYQISNQLIIQLTHKDIWLDFFIERQKPISAMKGGDRLLIDNNGCFNENRIPILKFSKRFKNTILQYEKKGYMLSEAKVNAIVYWKKETLENEILIILPEIIFILKTESCQSH; the protein is encoded by the coding sequence ATGAACAAAATTGCTTTCATAGATACGGAAATGGATTTAACAGGCAGAAAACTGCTTGATGCCGGAGGTATCTGTGACAACGGGCAGACCATTCACTGCGGTTCAGCCCCGGCGCTTTTAGATTTTATCAGCCGGGCTGAATATACATGTGGCCATAATATTATTCACCACGACCTGCCCCTTTTTGAAAAAAATATAGGCCGGGATCTTTCCGCCCTAAAAGCGATTGACACCCTTTATCTGTCTGCGCTGCTGTTTCCCAAGAAGCCCTACCATGCGCTTTTAAAGGATGACAAACTTCAAACCCAAGAGCTGAACAATCCGTTAAATGATGCCATAAAAGCCAAAGATCTTTTTTATGATGAAGTGTCAGCATTTCTGGATACAGACGAACGCCTAAAAAAAATATACGTTTCACTGCTGAACACCCAAAGGGAATTTTCATATTTTTTCGAGTATGTCCAATTTTGCGAACCCGAAAAAACGGTTGATACTTTATCAGATCTTATCCGGGACTATTTTGAGGGCAGAATTTGCCAAAATACCGATTTAAAAACGCTGATCAAAGATAATCCGGTTGAACTTTCATACTGCCTGGCATTGATAAACACAAACAGCCGATATTCGATAACACCTCCATGGGTCACCAGGAACTATCCGGATGTTGAGAAGGTGTTATATCTATTAAGAAACAGCCCGTGCATTCCGGGGTGCAATTACTGTCTTCAGTCACTTGATGCAAAAAAAGGGCTAAAAACTTTTTTCGGCTTTGACTCGTACCGGACCTATGGCGGCAAAGCATTACAGGAAGAGGCCGTTGTGGCCGCCATAAACAATAAATCAATTTTAGCGGTTTTTCCCACAGGCGGCGGAAAATCAATCACCTTTCAGGTTCCGGCTCTGATGGCGGCACAATGCGTAAAAGGGCTGACCGTGGTCATATCCCCCTTACAGTCTTTAATGAAAGATCAGGTTGATAATCTTGAGGCATCAAACATCACAGACGCTGTCACAATCAACGGCCTGCTTGACCCGATAGAACGGGCCAAATCATTTGAACGGGTTAAAAACGCGGACGCATCCATACTGTATATTTCACCGGAATCCCTGCGGTCAAACACCATAGAAAAACTATTGCTGGGAAGAAATGTTGTAAGGTTTGTGATCGACGAGGCACACTGCTTTTCCTCATGGGGGCAGGATTTCAGGGTAGATTACCTGTACATCGCCGATTTCATCCGGCAACTGCAGAAAAAGAAAAACAAAGATGAGCCGATCCCGGTATCCTGCTTTACGGCAACAGCCAAGCAAAATGTCATTGAAGATATAAAAAATTATTTCAGAAAAAAACTCTCGTTATCCCTTGAAACCTTCAGCTCAAATGCCTCAAGAACCAACCTGACCTACAAGGTCATTCCAAAGGAAAGTGAAACGGATAAGTATAATGCCCTGCGACATCTCATTGACGGGAAAAAATGCCCGACCATCGTCTATGTGTCCCGGACAAGAAGGGCTTACATGATCGCCCAGAGGCTCTCATCGGACGGCTACACGGCAAAACCCTACCATGGAAAAATGGATAAACAGGAAAAGTCCGAAAACCAGAATGCCTTTATCCGTGGCGATGTTCAGATCATGGTGGCCACATCAGCCTTTGGCATGGGGGTTGATAAAAAAGATGTGGGCATGGTGATCCATTTTGAACTTTCCGATTCCCTGGAAAACTATGTCCAGGAAGCAGGACGGGCGGGACGGGATGAGGCGATCACCGCCGACTGCTATGCCCTGTTCAACGAAGAAGACCTAAGCAAGCATTTTATTCTCCTGAACCAGACAAAACTGAGCATCAAAGAGATCCAGCAGATCTGGCGGGCCATCAAAGAGATCACCAGGTTCAGGTCATCGGTGTCCAATTCAACACTGGAGATCGCAAGAAAAGCCGGCTGGGATGATAATGTCGTAGAAATAGAGACACGGGTCACAACGGCAATTGCGGCCCTGGAGGAGTCCGGCTACCTGAAACGGGGCCAAAACATGCCAAGGATATTTGCCAACAGCATTCTGTCCCCAAATGCCCAGGCAGCCATCGATAAAATAAACGCATCGTCAAAATTCAATGAGAAACAAAAACAAAACGCCACCCGGATCATTAAAAAACTATTCTCAAGCAAAAGCAAAAAACACGCAACGGATGAAGCGGCAGAGGCCAGAGTCGATTACATCTCGGATCATCTGGGGATCGTAAAAGAAGATGTGATTCACCTGATCAATCTTTTGCGTGAAGAAAATATACTGGCCGACACCAAAGACCTAACCGCCTACATCAAAAGAGGGGAAAATAAAAACCGGCCCCTCAAAATACTCGGGATTTTCAGTAAAATAGAAGACTATCTTGCCAACCGGTTTGAACAAGAGGAAAAGACGTTCAACATAAAAGAGTTAAACGAAGGCGCCGAAGAGGCCGGATGTACAGATGTCGCCCCCGGTAAAATAAAAACGCTTATCAATTTCTGGGCAATTAAAAACTGGATAAAACGAAAACAGCATAATTATTTAAAAAACAGTCTGACCCTTTTATCAAACTATCCGGCGGATGACATCCAAGAGAAACTGAAAAAACGACATGAACTGGCGGCATTCATTCTGGATGTTCTATATGCCAGAAGCCTGGCCGAAGAATCGGCGGCAGACAAAAACAGCGAACTGACTCTGGTTTCATTTTCAGTACATGAATTAAAAAACCGCTATGAAAACCAGGACAGCCTGTTTTGTTTAAACACCTCAATAGACGAGATAGAGGATGCCCTCTTTTATCTGTCCAGAATAGAGGCCATTAAAATAGAAGGCGGGTTTCTGGTTGTCTATAATAAACTGACCATAGAAAGACTGGAGAAGGACAACCGGAAACAATACACCAAGGGAGACTATAAAAAGCTTGCACAGTTCTATGAGAATAAAGTTCAGCAGATTCATATTGTGGGTGAATATGCAAAAAAAATGATCCATGATTACAAAGAGGCCCTGAAATTTGTGGAAGATTATTTTCAGCTGAACTATTCGTCTTTTCTGAAAAAATATTTTAAAGGCAGCAGGCAGGGAGAGATTACAAAAAACATCACCCCGACCAAATTCAGGCAGCTTTTCGGAGAGTTATCCCCGTCCCAGTTAAACATAATCAAGGACAATACCTCCCGGTATATCGTTGTTGCCGCAGGGCCGGGCAGCGGCAAAACAAGGGTGCTTGTGCATAAACTTGCCTCGCTTCTACTTATGGAAGATGTCAAGCATGAGCAACTTCTTATGGTAACCTTTTCACGGGCCGCCGCCACAGAATTCAAAAAAAGGTTACAGACTTTAATAGGCAATGCTGCCGGTTTTGTGGAGATAAAAACCTTTCATGCATACTGTTTTGATCTGCTGGGCAAAATAGGTTCCATTGAAAAATCCGGAACGATTATTAACACGGCCATTGAAAAGATAAAAACCAAAGAGATAGAACCCAATAGAATCACAAAAGCGGTTCTGGTGATTGATGAGGCCCAGGATATGGATGCCCATGAGTTTGAACTGATCAGGACGCTTATGGTGCACAATGAAGAGATGAGGGTCATTGCAGTCGGTGATGATGACCAGAATATCTATGCGTTTCGCGGGGCCAGTTCCAGACATCTTCAAGCGTTTATCTCGGAATATAAGGCAACGAAATATGAACTTGTCCAAAATTTTCGCAGCCGGGCAAATCTTGTGGAATACGCCAATAAATTTGCCGAACGGATTGATAATCGTCTCAAGGATGCCCCCATTGCGTCCCACACCGTTGAAAACGGACACCTTGAAGTGATTAATTACGCATCTTCCAACCTGATTGAGCCGGTTGTAAATGCAGTCCTTTCCCGGGATTTAACGGGTACAAGTGCGGTTCTTACCCAAACCAACGCCGAGGCATTGCAGATCGCAGGTCTTTTGCACAACGAAAAAATGCCGGTAAAACTGATCCAGACCAATGACTTATACAGCCTTTATGATTTACTTGAAGTCAGATACTTTATCAATCAATTAAACTTTTCAGATGACAGATATACCATCAGCGACGAACACTGGGCGAGCGCCAAAAAATTGCTTTGGCAGAGATACAAACACAGCGAGCAGATTGAAACCTGTATTCATCTGATAAAAGATTTTGAGCTCAGCAATAAAAAGCTGAAGTATCAGTCCGATTTTGAGGTTTTTGTACGGGAGTCCAAACTGGAGGATTTCACCCAGACCCGGGGAGAAACGATTTTCGTTTCAACAATCCACAAAGCCAAGGGGAAGGAGTTTTCCAACGTCTTTCTCATGCTTGCAGGGTCTTTTCCCGACAGCAACGAGAAAAACAGACAGATCTACGTGGCAATGACAAGGGCAAAGCACAATCTTTACATCCACATAAACGGGACCTATCTTGACAATATTTCCTGCCGGGACATGGAGAAAAAATTCGATCCCTTCCCCTACCAAATATCAAATCAATTAATTATCCAGCTGACCCACAAAGATATCTGGCTTGATTTTTTTATTGAAAGACAGAAACCGATATCAGCCATGAAAGGCGGAGACCGTCTGCTGATTGACAATAATGGCTGTTTTAACGAAAACAGAATCCCGATTCTAAAATTTTCAAAACGCTTTAAAAATACAATTTTGCAATATGAAAAAAAAGGCTATATGCTCTCAGAAGCAAAGGTTAACGCCATTGTCTACTGGAAAAAAGAGACGCTGGAAAATGAAATTTTAATAATCCTGCCGGAAATAATATTCATATTGAAGACAGAGTCATGTCAAAGCCATTAA